The following coding sequences lie in one Pseudomonas syringae CC1557 genomic window:
- the purF gene encoding amidophosphoribosyltransferase: MCGIVGIVGKSNVNQALYDALTVLQHRGQDAAGIVTSHDGRLFLRKDNGLVRDVFHQRHMQRLVGHMGIGHVRYPTAGSSTSAEAQPFYVNSPYGITLAHNGNLTNVEQLAKEIYESDLRHVNTNSDSEVLLNVFAHELAVRGKLQPTEEDIFAAVTDVHHRCRGGYAVVAMITGYGIVGFRDPDAIRPIVFGQRHTDEGVEYMIASESVSLDVLGFTLIRDLAPGEAVYITEDGKLYTRQCAANPKYAPCIFEHVYLARPDSIIDGISVYKARLRMGEKLADKILRERPDHDIDVVIPIPDTSRTAALELANHLGVKFREGFVKNRYIGRTFIMPGQAARKKSVRQKLNAIELEFRGKNVMLVDDSIVRGTTCKQIIQMAREAGAKNVYFCSAAPAVRYPNVYGIDMPSAHELIAHNRTTQDVADLIGADWLVYQDLNDLIEAVSGSKKIKIDNFDCSVFDGKYVTGDIDEHYLNRIEHARNDASKVKTQAVSAIIDLYNN, from the coding sequence ATGTGTGGCATCGTCGGTATCGTCGGCAAGTCGAACGTCAATCAGGCGCTGTATGACGCGCTTACCGTCCTCCAGCACCGCGGCCAGGACGCTGCCGGTATCGTAACCAGCCACGATGGCCGGTTATTCCTGCGCAAGGACAACGGACTGGTGCGTGATGTATTTCATCAGCGCCATATGCAGCGCCTTGTCGGGCACATGGGCATTGGTCATGTGCGCTATCCCACTGCGGGCAGTTCGACTTCGGCCGAAGCCCAGCCGTTCTATGTCAACTCGCCTTACGGCATCACGTTGGCGCACAATGGCAATCTGACCAACGTCGAGCAACTGGCGAAGGAGATTTACGAATCCGACCTGCGCCATGTCAACACCAATTCCGATTCGGAAGTGCTGCTCAACGTCTTCGCTCATGAGCTGGCCGTGCGTGGCAAGTTGCAGCCGACTGAAGAAGATATCTTCGCGGCCGTGACCGACGTACACCATCGCTGCCGTGGCGGTTACGCAGTCGTGGCAATGATCACCGGTTATGGCATCGTCGGTTTCCGTGATCCGGACGCCATTCGTCCTATCGTGTTCGGCCAGCGTCATACCGACGAAGGCGTCGAGTACATGATTGCCTCGGAAAGCGTATCGCTCGACGTACTGGGTTTTACCCTGATCCGCGATCTGGCCCCGGGCGAAGCGGTCTACATCACCGAAGACGGCAAGCTGTATACCCGCCAGTGCGCAGCCAATCCGAAATATGCGCCGTGCATCTTCGAACACGTCTATCTGGCGCGTCCGGATTCGATCATCGACGGCATCTCGGTCTACAAGGCGCGTCTGCGCATGGGCGAGAAACTGGCCGACAAGATCCTGCGCGAGCGTCCGGATCACGACATAGACGTGGTCATCCCGATTCCGGACACCAGCCGCACCGCTGCGCTCGAACTGGCCAATCATCTGGGCGTCAAGTTTCGCGAAGGGTTCGTCAAGAACCGTTATATCGGTCGCACCTTCATCATGCCGGGGCAGGCTGCGCGCAAGAAATCCGTGCGTCAGAAGCTCAATGCCATCGAACTGGAGTTCCGTGGCAAGAACGTCATGCTGGTGGATGACTCGATCGTTCGCGGCACAACCTGCAAACAGATCATCCAGATGGCCCGCGAAGCCGGTGCCAAGAATGTCTACTTCTGTTCCGCTGCCCCGGCAGTGCGTTACCCCAACGTCTACGGCATCGATATGCCGAGTGCTCACGAGTTGATCGCCCACAACCGTACTACCCAGGACGTCGCCGACCTCATCGGTGCCGACTGGCTGGTCTATCAGGATCTCAACGACCTGATCGAGGCGGTCAGTGGCAGCAAGAAGATCAAGATCGACAACTTCGATTGCTCGGTCTTCGACGGCAAGTATGTGACGGGCGATATCGACGAGCATTACCTGAACCGGATCGAGCATGCGCGCAACGATGCCTCCAAGGTCAAGACCCAGGCAGTGAGCGCGATCATCGACCTGTACAACAACTAA
- a CDS encoding CvpA family protein, producing MPFTPVDWAILGIVAISALISLKRGFVKEALSLTTWIIAGVVAWMFGAGLSQYLVNYIETPSARVIASCTILFVATLLVGAMVNFLIGELIRVTGLSGTDRFLGMVFGAARGGLLVVVAVGLLSLGPVQQDQWWQQSRLVPQFLMVADWSKNLILGMSSKWLASGISVPADLPFKEQILPYTPQQDVLGKSSSTK from the coding sequence GTGCCATTTACTCCGGTTGACTGGGCAATTCTGGGAATTGTCGCCATCTCCGCCCTGATCAGTCTGAAACGCGGCTTCGTAAAAGAAGCACTGTCGTTGACGACGTGGATCATTGCAGGCGTAGTGGCCTGGATGTTTGGCGCAGGGTTGTCGCAGTACCTGGTCAATTACATAGAAACACCTTCGGCCCGCGTCATCGCGAGCTGCACCATTCTTTTCGTCGCCACCCTGCTGGTGGGCGCCATGGTCAACTTTCTTATAGGCGAACTGATTCGCGTCACCGGGCTTTCCGGGACCGATCGTTTTCTCGGCATGGTCTTCGGCGCAGCGCGCGGAGGCCTGCTTGTCGTTGTCGCGGTGGGGCTTTTGAGCCTCGGGCCGGTGCAACAGGATCAATGGTGGCAACAGTCCAGGCTGGTGCCACAATTTCTCATGGTCGCTGACTGGTCTAAAAACCTGATTCTCGGGATGTCCAGCAAGTGGCTTGCCAGCGGCATCAGCGTACCCGCTGACCTGCCGTTCAAGGAACAGATCCTGCCGTATACACCACAGCAGGATGTGCTCGGTAAATCCAGTTCCACTAAGTAG
- a CDS encoding SPOR domain-containing protein — MALLDNVVKQRMVGALVLIAVAVIFLPMLFTREDETRHVQVEAPSAPQAPAASQVRVDPVPVQEPQVLPQEPVPGDDDMAGNQAPSMPIAPAPAQSAPPATTAPAQKPVAKPAPAPAPAPSAPAPAPAAPAKPAAPAGVDANGLSISWSVQLASMSNRANADNLQKTLRTQGYNAYIRTSDGVNRVFVGPLIERAEADRLRDQLDKQQKLKGIVVRFQPERG, encoded by the coding sequence ATGGCTTTGCTGGATAACGTAGTCAAGCAGCGGATGGTTGGAGCGCTGGTGTTGATCGCTGTGGCAGTCATCTTTTTGCCGATGCTCTTCACGCGGGAAGATGAAACTCGCCATGTGCAGGTCGAAGCGCCGTCGGCACCCCAGGCACCCGCGGCTTCACAGGTTCGTGTCGATCCTGTGCCGGTCCAGGAGCCACAGGTGCTGCCTCAGGAACCTGTTCCTGGCGATGACGACATGGCAGGCAATCAAGCCCCCTCCATGCCGATTGCGCCAGCACCTGCCCAGTCAGCGCCACCGGCAACCACAGCGCCAGCGCAGAAACCGGTAGCCAAACCGGCGCCTGCACCAGCACCAGCACCCTCTGCTCCGGCGCCTGCTCCGGCCGCTCCAGCCAAGCCCGCTGCACCGGCTGGCGTTGATGCCAATGGCCTGTCGATCAGTTGGTCGGTGCAGCTGGCCAGCATGTCCAATCGAGCCAATGCCGATAACCTGCAAAAGACGTTGCGCACTCAGGGCTACAATGCCTATATCCGTACTTCCGACGGTGTGAACCGGGTATTTGTCGGGCCGCTGATCGAGCGTGCAGAAGCTGATCGTCTGCGTGATCAACTGGACAAACAGCAGAAACTCAAAGGTATTGTGGTGCGCTTTCAGCCTGAACGAGGCTGA
- the folC gene encoding bifunctional tetrahydrofolate synthase/dihydrofolate synthase translates to MTPATLGDWLAYLEQLHPSAIDMGLDRSQQVAQQLGLTRPAPRVITVTGTNGKGSTCAFIAALLQAQGLKTGVYSSPHLIRYNERVRVQGVEATDDELCEAFAAVEAARDGVTLTYFEMGTLAAFWLFERAQLDAVVLEVGLGGRLDAVNLIDADFALVTSIGVDHPEWLGDSRESVAFEKAGIFRSGRPALCGDPVPPEPLLDKARELGCPLLLRGEDFDLTVGPDSWDWRGVAQGKQVELLGLPLLDLPMQNAALALQLYALLGYPLQSATLGQVLARTRLAGRLDRRVVHWQDKRLNLLLDVGHNPHAAQFLHQRLAQFPVVGKRRAVFGLLNDKDLEGVVAPLSPIIAEWAVAPLPTPRSRPAEELQAALQNLGARVTSYQSIALALEAQCAHATADDEILLFGSFYCVAEALEWLALHTDEEAANGFAG, encoded by the coding sequence ATGACCCCGGCAACCCTGGGCGACTGGCTCGCCTACCTGGAGCAATTGCATCCGTCTGCCATCGACATGGGACTGGATCGCTCGCAACAGGTGGCGCAGCAGTTGGGCCTGACCAGGCCTGCCCCCAGGGTGATCACTGTCACCGGCACCAACGGCAAGGGGTCAACCTGCGCCTTTATCGCCGCGTTGCTGCAAGCCCAGGGTTTGAAGACAGGTGTCTACAGCTCGCCGCATCTGATCCGCTATAACGAGCGGGTGAGGGTGCAAGGCGTTGAAGCGACTGATGACGAATTGTGCGAAGCCTTTGCGGCCGTCGAAGCAGCGCGCGATGGCGTCACCCTGACTTACTTCGAAATGGGCACGCTGGCAGCTTTCTGGCTGTTCGAGCGCGCTCAGCTTGACGCTGTGGTGCTGGAAGTCGGCCTGGGTGGTCGTCTGGACGCCGTGAACCTGATCGATGCGGATTTCGCGCTGGTGACCAGTATCGGTGTGGATCACCCGGAGTGGCTGGGTGATAGCCGTGAGTCCGTTGCGTTCGAGAAAGCCGGGATCTTCCGATCCGGTCGTCCGGCGCTGTGTGGCGATCCCGTTCCGCCCGAACCGTTGCTGGACAAGGCTCGTGAACTGGGCTGCCCGTTGTTGTTGCGCGGTGAGGATTTCGACCTGACGGTTGGCCCGGACAGCTGGGACTGGCGCGGCGTGGCACAGGGCAAGCAGGTTGAATTGCTCGGTCTGCCATTACTTGACCTGCCCATGCAGAACGCCGCGCTGGCCCTCCAGCTGTATGCCCTGTTGGGGTATCCGCTACAGTCCGCAACGCTGGGTCAGGTTCTGGCTCGCACCCGGCTTGCCGGGCGGCTTGATCGTCGAGTTGTGCACTGGCAGGACAAACGCCTCAATCTGCTTCTGGACGTTGGTCACAATCCGCATGCCGCGCAGTTTCTGCACCAGCGTCTGGCGCAATTCCCGGTTGTCGGCAAGCGCCGCGCTGTGTTCGGTCTGCTGAATGACAAGGACCTTGAGGGAGTAGTCGCTCCTCTGTCACCGATCATTGCCGAATGGGCCGTCGCGCCGTTGCCCACACCGCGCAGCAGGCCTGCCGAAGAGTTGCAGGCAGCATTGCAGAACCTTGGCGCTCGCGTGACGTCCTATCAGAGTATTGCGCTGGCATTGGAGGCTCAATGCGCGCATGCCACGGCCGATGATGAAATTCTGCTGTTCGGATCTTTTTATTGTGTTGCCGAGGCCCTGGAATGGTTGGCCCTGCACACCGACGAGGAAGCTGCAAATGGCTTTGCTGGATAA
- the accD gene encoding acetyl-CoA carboxylase, carboxyltransferase subunit beta, which yields MSNWLVDKLIPSIMRSEVKKSSVPEGLWHKCPSCEAVLYRPELEKTMDVCPKCNHHMRIGARARLNIFLDVEGRAELGADLEPVDRLKFRDGKKYKDRLTAAQKQTGEKDALISMSGTLLGMPVVASAFEFSFMGGSMGAIVGERFVRAANYALENRCPFVCFAASGGARMQEALISLMQMAKTSAVLARLREEGLPFISVLTDPVYGGVSASLAMLGDVIVAEPKALIGFAGPRVIEQTVREKLPEGFQRSEFLLDHGAIDMIIARSELRPRLGNLLAQMMDLPTPRFVAPVIEPIVVPPAPASI from the coding sequence ATGAGCAACTGGTTGGTAGATAAACTGATCCCATCGATCATGCGTTCCGAGGTCAAGAAAAGCTCGGTTCCTGAAGGCCTCTGGCACAAATGCCCGTCCTGCGAAGCGGTGCTTTACCGGCCTGAGCTGGAAAAGACCATGGACGTCTGCCCCAAGTGCAACCACCACATGCGTATCGGCGCGCGCGCGCGTCTGAACATTTTCCTGGATGTCGAAGGCCGTGCCGAACTGGGCGCTGATCTGGAGCCGGTGGACCGTCTGAAATTCCGTGACGGCAAGAAGTACAAGGACCGCCTGACCGCAGCCCAGAAGCAGACCGGTGAGAAAGACGCGCTGATCTCGATGAGCGGCACCCTGCTGGGCATGCCGGTGGTGGCTTCGGCATTCGAATTCTCGTTCATGGGCGGTTCGATGGGTGCCATTGTCGGCGAGCGTTTCGTACGTGCCGCCAACTACGCGCTGGAAAATCGCTGCCCGTTCGTATGCTTCGCCGCTTCCGGCGGTGCACGCATGCAGGAAGCGCTGATCTCGTTGATGCAGATGGCCAAGACTTCTGCCGTGCTGGCGCGTCTTCGCGAAGAAGGGCTGCCGTTCATTTCCGTACTCACCGATCCTGTCTACGGCGGCGTTTCCGCGAGTCTGGCCATGCTGGGTGACGTCATCGTTGCCGAACCCAAGGCGCTGATAGGTTTCGCCGGTCCTCGCGTTATCGAACAGACCGTGCGCGAAAAGCTGCCGGAAGGCTTCCAGCGCAGTGAGTTCCTGCTGGATCACGGTGCCATCGACATGATCATCGCTCGTAGCGAGCTTCGCCCACGGCTGGGTAATCTGCTTGCGCAGATGATGGACCTGCCTACACCGCGCTTTGTTGCGCCCGTCATTGAACCGATTGTAGTTCCGCCAGCTCCGGCCTCGATATGA
- a CDS encoding phosphoribosylanthranilate isomerase yields MSAVRSKICGITRIEDALAAVEAGADAIGLVFYPKSPRAVTIQQARAIIAALPPFVTTVGLFVNASRCELNETLEAVALDLLQFHGDETPEECDGYHRPYIKALRVKAGDDIAQACRAYRNARGVLLDTYVEGVPGGTGETFDWALIPDDLDKPVILAGGLTSANVAQAIAQVRPYAVDVSGGVEKSKGIKDREKILAFMSAVQGV; encoded by the coding sequence ATGTCAGCCGTTCGCAGCAAGATCTGCGGGATTACCCGCATAGAGGATGCTCTCGCCGCGGTCGAGGCCGGGGCCGACGCCATTGGCCTGGTGTTTTACCCCAAAAGCCCGCGTGCGGTGACGATCCAGCAGGCGCGCGCGATCATCGCCGCCTTGCCGCCGTTCGTGACCACCGTCGGCCTGTTCGTCAATGCCAGTCGTTGCGAACTCAATGAAACACTGGAGGCTGTTGCGCTGGATCTGTTGCAGTTTCATGGGGATGAAACGCCAGAAGAGTGTGACGGTTATCATCGTCCTTATATCAAGGCCTTGCGGGTCAAGGCGGGCGACGACATTGCCCAGGCGTGCCGCGCTTACCGCAATGCACGAGGCGTACTGCTCGACACCTATGTCGAAGGTGTACCCGGCGGCACTGGCGAAACCTTTGACTGGGCGCTGATTCCGGATGATCTGGACAAGCCGGTCATTCTGGCAGGTGGGCTGACCTCGGCCAACGTTGCGCAGGCCATTGCTCAGGTCCGGCCCTATGCCGTGGATGTGAGCGGTGGGGTGGAAAAGAGCAAGGGCATCAAGGATCGCGAAAAGATCCTGGCGTTCATGAGTGCGGTGCAGGGCGTCTGA